The Methanosphaera stadtmanae DSM 3091 genome includes a window with the following:
- a CDS encoding glutamylcysteine synthetase, producing MKQNFSTITEDKIKKGLYQRFIESTKNNENNYIGIEIEIPILNLEKKPVDFQVVHKITEEFKKQYTNFKPQTIDHNNHICSLINKKNNDIISYDCSYNNLEFSFGRETNLFNIYERFCDYYSFFKELFEKHNHTLTGLGINPYRIYNKHIPIPNERYQMLYHHLCSYSRYSKLPKYFHDHPEYGMFSSASQIQLDVNYDNLIKTINIFSKLEPIKAILFSNSVLLGENEDLLCCRDMFWQDSTHGINPHNIGMYETQLKDIDDLMAYIESLNIYCTMRNGLYVNFPTINIMDYFRKDSVEGEYCDKGVYDKITITPKISDIEYLRSFKFLDLTYRGTIEYRSSCTQPIKDVLCVGAFQLGLKNKLYELEEIFENDEVIYHRGYNASELRKLFVKRQLPNFVDEDKLYTLIKQILDLSKEGLIERGYGEEVFLESLYERVKNRTNPAKDMLKKLGQDKSIEDIIDDYGRLK from the coding sequence ATGAAGCAGAATTTCTCAACTATCACTGAAGATAAAATAAAAAAAGGCTTATATCAAAGATTTATAGAATCAACAAAGAATAATGAGAATAATTACATAGGAATAGAAATAGAGATTCCAATATTAAATTTAGAAAAAAAACCAGTTGACTTTCAAGTAGTACATAAAATAACAGAGGAATTTAAAAAACAATACACTAACTTCAAACCACAAACAATAGATCATAACAATCATATCTGTTCATTAATAAATAAAAAAAACAACGACATAATATCCTATGACTGTTCATATAACAACTTAGAATTTTCATTTGGACGAGAAACAAATCTCTTCAATATCTATGAACGATTCTGTGATTATTATTCTTTTTTCAAAGAACTTTTTGAAAAACACAACCATACACTAACAGGACTTGGAATAAATCCCTACAGAATATACAATAAACACATACCAATACCAAATGAAAGATATCAAATGTTATATCATCATCTTTGTTCATATTCAAGATATTCAAAACTACCAAAATACTTCCATGATCATCCAGAATATGGAATGTTTTCAAGTGCATCACAGATACAACTTGATGTTAACTATGATAATTTAATAAAAACAATCAATATCTTCTCAAAATTAGAACCAATAAAAGCAATACTTTTCTCAAATTCAGTGTTGCTTGGAGAAAATGAGGATTTACTATGTTGTAGAGATATGTTCTGGCAGGATAGTACACATGGAATAAATCCACATAATATTGGTATGTATGAAACACAACTAAAGGATATTGATGATCTAATGGCATATATTGAATCATTGAATATATACTGTACTATGAGAAATGGTCTTTATGTGAATTTTCCAACAATCAACATAATGGACTACTTTAGAAAGGATTCTGTAGAAGGAGAATACTGTGATAAGGGAGTGTATGATAAAATAACAATTACTCCTAAGATTAGTGATATAGAATATCTTCGTTCATTTAAGTTTCTAGATTTAACATATCGTGGAACAATAGAATATAGAAGTTCATGTACACAACCAATAAAAGATGTTCTATGTGTTGGAGCATTTCAATTAGGATTAAAGAATAAATTATATGAATTAGAAGAAATCTTTGAAAATGATGAGGTAATATATCACAGAGGATATAATGCATCAGAACTTAGAAAGTTATTTGTAAAAAGACAACTACCTAACTTTGTAGATGAGGATAAATTATACACACTAATTAAACAAATACTAGACTTGTCAAAAGAAGGACTTATTGAACGTGGATATGGTGAAGAAGTATTTCTTGAATCATTATATGAAAGAGTAAAAAATAGAACCAATCCTGCAAAAGATATGCTTAAAAAATTAGGCCAAGATAAGTCTATTGAAGATATTATAGATGATTATGGACGTCTTAAATAA
- a CDS encoding class II glutamine amidotransferase: MCELFGVSSQQPVHINNYLKSFYRHCNMHPHGWGLALMNNKQPHIEKEPIEATESRHLKEILKNPIYTKSALAHIRLATMGNMDVANCHPFISEDNNGRKWVLIHNGTIFKCDLLNKYKKTQDGNTDSERILMYIIDRLNYKERQQPLSDREQFNFINKIISKLAEGNKLNPIISNGTYTYAHSNTRNSLHYQRINKTIYFSTQKLNDKPWKLVPLNTVFALKDGEIIYRGKSHKYTYKLTEDQFNYIMNHVNPSLRESIINNFGEMHEAEFLNYH, encoded by the coding sequence ATGTGTGAATTATTTGGTGTTAGTAGTCAGCAACCTGTCCATATAAACAATTACTTAAAAAGTTTCTATAGACATTGTAATATGCATCCACATGGATGGGGGCTAGCACTAATGAACAACAAACAGCCACACATTGAAAAAGAACCAATAGAAGCAACAGAGAGTCGACACTTAAAAGAAATACTAAAAAATCCAATTTATACAAAATCTGCACTAGCACATATAAGACTTGCAACAATGGGAAATATGGATGTAGCAAATTGTCATCCCTTTATCAGTGAAGATAACAATGGTAGAAAATGGGTACTAATACATAATGGAACAATATTCAAGTGTGATCTTCTTAATAAATATAAAAAAACACAAGATGGAAACACAGATTCAGAAAGAATATTAATGTACATTATTGACAGACTTAACTACAAAGAAAGACAACAACCCTTAAGTGATAGAGAACAGTTTAACTTCATTAACAAAATAATATCAAAACTAGCAGAAGGAAATAAATTAAATCCAATAATATCCAATGGAACATACACATATGCACATTCAAATACAAGAAATTCCCTTCATTACCAGAGAATAAACAAGACAATATACTTCTCAACACAGAAATTAAATGATAAACCATGGAAATTAGTACCATTAAACACAGTATTTGCACTTAAAGATGGAGAAATAATCTATAGAGGAAAATCTCATAAATATACTTATAAATTAACAGAAGATCAATTTAATTACATAATGAATCATGTTAATCCTAGTTTAAGGGAGAGTATAATTAATAATTTTGGTGAAATGCATGAAGCAGAATTTCTCAACTATCACTGA
- a CDS encoding type II toxin-antitoxin system antitoxin SocA domain-containing protein, translating to MNVNMVKFKALISYIINRCKNKKNVGKTVICKLVYFSDFNHYEIYEKPITNETYIKFDKGPLPKHFLDSININDIILITN from the coding sequence ATGAATGTTAATATGGTAAAATTTAAAGCATTAATCTCATATATAATAAACAGGTGTAAAAATAAAAAAAATGTGGGTAAAACAGTAATATGTAAATTAGTATACTTCAGTGACTTTAATCATTATGAAATCTATGAAAAACCTATTACAAATGAAACCTATATTAAATTTGATAAGGGTCCACTACCTAAACATTTTCTAGATTCAATTAATATAAACGATATAATATTAATAACAAATTAA
- a CDS encoding flavodoxin domain-containing protein gives MNIEIRYYTKSGHTQKLAKAIAEELNITAKTIDKPLEKDVDILFLGSSIYGNSIDPAITKFFNNINVNIGLIVNFSTAGSIESTYEQVKELAQLYNIPISSKEFHCPGEFVGMNTGRPNNNDIENIKKFTHNFI, from the coding sequence ATGAATATAGAAATAAGATATTATACAAAATCAGGACACACACAAAAATTAGCAAAGGCAATAGCAGAAGAACTGAATATAACTGCAAAAACAATAGATAAACCACTGGAGAAAGATGTGGATATACTATTTTTAGGAAGTAGTATATATGGAAACAGTATAGATCCAGCAATTACAAAGTTTTTCAACAACATTAATGTAAATATAGGACTAATAGTTAACTTTAGCACAGCAGGAAGTATAGAATCAACATATGAACAAGTAAAAGAATTGGCACAACTATATAATATACCAATAAGTTCTAAGGAATTTCATTGTCCAGGAGAATTTGTTGGAATGAACACGGGACGACCAAACAACAATGACATAGAAAACATAAAAAAATTCACACACAACTTTATATAA
- a CDS encoding flavodoxin family protein — MKVLGVVGSPRKDGNCDVLVKEFLDAADADTEYIFLNHKKLFGCNACMACENGDCVIDDDGNDIIKSLLDADVLVFATPIYYGQMSAQAKAFVDRFYQISRNENKSLEGKKVVTIFTQAQPENVFGDYIDSFKVMPFGYMGMEVIGNVTAMGTSSKGDKEELAKYIDEVKSIASKL; from the coding sequence ATGAAAGTATTAGGAGTTGTAGGAAGTCCTAGAAAAGATGGTAATTGTGATGTTTTAGTAAAAGAATTTTTAGATGCTGCTGATGCAGATACAGAATATATCTTTTTAAATCATAAAAAGTTATTTGGATGTAATGCATGTATGGCTTGTGAAAATGGTGATTGTGTTATTGATGATGATGGTAATGATATTATTAAATCATTGTTAGATGCTGATGTTTTAGTATTTGCAACACCTATATATTATGGTCAAATGTCTGCTCAGGCTAAAGCATTTGTTGATAGATTCTACCAAATTTCTAGAAATGAAAATAAATCACTTGAAGGTAAAAAAGTTGTAACTATCTTTACACAAGCTCAACCTGAAAATGTATTTGGTGATTATATTGATTCATTTAAAGTAATGCCTTTTGGATATATGGGTATGGAAGTTATTGGTAATGTTACTGCTATGGGTACTTCATCTAAAGGAGATAAAGAAGAATTAGCTAAATATATTGATGAAGTAAAAAGTATTGCTTCAAAATTATAA
- a CDS encoding alpha/beta hydrolase family protein — MIEKIKFKMSCGEIYGFLYLPDNITCTFPIVILSHGLSLNHTYMKPYAEKLLKYNIASFIFDFRGGGYGCLSSGKISDMTLNSEVRDLMSVIDFIKSLKSIDNDRIYLAGHSQGGFVSSLVGAKRVSEIRALFLFAPAYVICDDVRETTKREKNVLNLMPEHTKDTYIKCAKNVNLYNDITDYNKCVYIFHGKMDSRVPISYAYEACKAYDNCKLIVFDNEEHRFSDKTKDVVVKKMSEVILK, encoded by the coding sequence TTGATAGAGAAAATTAAATTTAAAATGTCTTGTGGTGAAATTTATGGTTTTTTATATCTTCCAGATAATATAACATGTACATTTCCTATTGTTATTTTATCACATGGATTATCCTTAAATCATACATACATGAAACCTTATGCTGAAAAATTATTAAAATATAATATTGCAAGTTTTATATTTGACTTTAGAGGTGGAGGATATGGTTGTTTAAGTAGTGGTAAAATAAGTGACATGACTCTTAATAGTGAAGTTAGAGATTTAATGAGTGTAATTGATTTTATAAAATCACTAAAATCTATTGATAATGATAGAATTTATCTTGCAGGACATAGTCAGGGTGGATTTGTAAGTAGTCTTGTTGGAGCAAAAAGAGTATCTGAAATTAGGGCATTGTTTTTATTTGCTCCAGCATATGTTATATGTGATGATGTTAGAGAGACTACTAAAAGAGAAAAAAATGTTTTAAATTTAATGCCAGAACATACAAAGGACACCTATATTAAGTGTGCTAAAAATGTTAATTTATACAATGATATAACAGATTATAATAAATGTGTTTATATATTTCATGGAAAAATGGATTCTCGTGTACCTATATCATATGCATATGAGGCATGTAAAGCATATGATAATTGCAAGTTAATTGTATTTGATAATGAGGAACATAGATTTAGTGATAAAACAAAGGATGTTGTTGTAAAAAAGATGAGTGAAGTTATATTAAAATAA
- a CDS encoding GNAT family N-acetyltransferase — protein MVNPNKKVKRPDGLGKIYKYKTDENENILTLPISELLKENYIYIYRAINKENFYIAPDDSCFFFKEIIYENEVVGFATYRPSNINESSLVMQYIYILPDYRGKDLLVEEIDEAASLFESSILIEYPSRAIVDVLIKHKLARVFNNRFVISRIPFIIPMVSLSDANSKVVREEFDMTDKKGYSKLSLVYDLDLCAVVGLASSDIENMYTEDVTEDDDLNNYNTMSLPLRVDNEKFNCIEKRENESMIQDETYFKKVREIIDSQDEIIQNWLTIL, from the coding sequence ATGGTAAATCCTAATAAGAAAGTTAAAAGACCAGATGGTTTAGGTAAAATATACAAATATAAAACTGATGAAAATGAAAATATACTTACACTACCTATAAGTGAATTATTAAAAGAAAATTACATCTATATCTATAGGGCAATAAATAAAGAAAATTTCTATATTGCACCAGATGATTCATGCTTCTTTTTTAAAGAAATTATATATGAAAATGAGGTTGTTGGATTTGCAACATACCGGCCAAGTAATATAAATGAAAGCTCACTTGTAATGCAGTATATTTATATTCTTCCAGATTATCGTGGAAAAGATTTACTTGTAGAAGAAATTGATGAAGCTGCATCATTATTTGAGTCAAGTATATTAATTGAATATCCAAGTAGAGCTATTGTTGATGTACTTATTAAACATAAACTTGCAAGAGTATTTAATAATCGATTTGTTATATCAAGAATTCCATTTATTATTCCAATGGTTTCACTTAGTGATGCAAATAGTAAAGTTGTAAGAGAAGAATTTGATATGACAGATAAAAAAGGTTATAGTAAATTATCATTAGTATATGACCTAGATTTATGTGCTGTTGTTGGACTAGCATCTAGTGATATTGAAAACATGTATACTGAAGATGTTACTGAAGATGATGATTTAAATAATTATAATACAATGAGTCTACCTCTTAGAGTTGATAATGAAAAATTCAATTGTATAGAAAAACGAGAAAATGAATCTATGATACAAGATGAAACCTACTTTAAAAAAGTACGTGAGATTATTGATAGTCAGGATGAAATTATTCAAAACTGGTTAACAATATTATAG
- a CDS encoding ABC transporter ATP-binding protein, whose product MILKAENITFGYNNRNILNNISLSLPENKIIGLFGDSGCGKTTLCKIISGYISSYEGNVTIDDKTIEDKGVYPVQLIFQHPEKTMNPRWYMNDILKESWNPSKELKDNFGLKENWMRRWPNELSGGELQRFSIIRALNPKTKFIIADEISTMLDSVTQVQIWHYLIKECRKRRIGLLVVSHDIELLDCVCDDVLFFNDLNHK is encoded by the coding sequence ATGATTCTTAAAGCTGAAAATATTACCTTTGGTTATAATAATAGAAATATTCTTAATAATATTTCTTTATCTTTACCTGAAAATAAGATAATAGGATTGTTTGGGGATAGTGGTTGTGGAAAGACAACATTATGTAAAATTATATCAGGTTATATTAGTAGTTATGAAGGTAATGTTACAATAGATGATAAAACAATTGAAGATAAGGGTGTTTATCCTGTTCAATTAATATTTCAACATCCTGAAAAGACTATGAATCCTAGATGGTATATGAATGATATTTTAAAGGAATCATGGAATCCTTCAAAAGAATTAAAAGATAATTTTGGTTTAAAAGAAAATTGGATGAGACGTTGGCCTAATGAGTTATCTGGTGGCGAATTACAACGTTTTTCTATTATTAGAGCTTTGAATCCTAAAACTAAATTTATTATAGCTGATGAGATTTCAACAATGCTAGATAGTGTTACACAGGTACAAATTTGGCATTATTTAATTAAGGAGTGTAGAAAACGTCGTATTGGCTTGTTAGTTGTAAGTCATGATATAGAGTTGCTTGATTGTGTTTGTGATGATGTTTTATTTTTTAATGATTTAAATCATAAATAA
- a CDS encoding ATP-binding cassette domain-containing protein: MSELLKVSNLSISFSRYIQGLRKSTIKTINDLSLSVNSGEIVAILGSSGSGKSLLAHAILGILPENAICEGVIKYKGNIIEQKDKEKLRGDEICLIPQSVNFLDPLMKISNQVIGEVKDKEDEKRKRINQRKIFEKYGLDKSVDSMYPFQLSGGMVRKVLLSTALLSNPDLIVADEPTPGLDTKDVEETIENIRKMKEDNKGVLLITHEIDVALKTADRIAIFYSGYVIEINDTKNFLSPSTLLHPYTKSLIKALPRNGFILTKGIQPLEDVKGCVYYENCPCKMNICKNIKPILIKYNNAKIRCHLYNREV; encoded by the coding sequence TTGAGTGAATTATTAAAAGTTTCAAATTTATCAATTTCTTTTTCACGTTATATTCAAGGATTAAGAAAGAGTACTATAAAAACTATAAATGATTTATCATTATCTGTAAATAGTGGAGAAATAGTTGCAATTCTAGGTTCAAGTGGTTCTGGAAAAAGTTTACTAGCCCATGCAATTCTTGGAATATTGCCTGAAAATGCTATATGTGAAGGAGTTATAAAATATAAAGGAAATATCATAGAACAAAAAGATAAAGAAAAACTAAGAGGTGATGAAATTTGTCTTATACCTCAATCAGTTAATTTTCTAGATCCTTTAATGAAAATATCTAATCAAGTAATAGGTGAGGTTAAAGATAAAGAAGATGAAAAAAGAAAAAGAATTAATCAAAGGAAAATATTTGAAAAATATGGTTTAGATAAGTCTGTAGATTCAATGTATCCTTTTCAATTATCTGGTGGTATGGTGCGTAAAGTATTATTATCCACAGCATTATTATCTAATCCTGATTTAATTGTTGCTGATGAACCTACTCCTGGATTAGATACAAAGGATGTTGAAGAAACTATAGAAAATATTAGAAAGATGAAAGAAGATAATAAGGGTGTATTGTTAATTACTCATGAAATTGATGTTGCCTTAAAAACAGCTGATAGAATAGCAATATTTTATTCAGGTTATGTTATTGAAATTAATGATACAAAGAATTTTCTTTCTCCATCTACTTTGTTACATCCTTATACTAAATCTTTAATTAAGGCTCTTCCTAGAAATGGTTTCATATTAACTAAAGGCATACAACCTTTAGAAGATGTTAAAGGTTGTGTTTATTATGAGAATTGTCCATGTAAGATGAATATTTGTAAAAATATAAAGCCTATATTAATTAAGTACAATAATGCTAAGATTAGATGTCATTTATATAATAGGGAGGTTTAA
- a CDS encoding ABC transporter permease: MINWNKYDIFKSFNLRQKTILIIVLTAFLLLVIALSSYMIKSNDITTNFLVRQQAPSLEHIFGTDWLGRDMFNRTMKGLGLSLYIGTISSILSSIIAIFISFISSINKYCDILVSWIIDLFASIPHLLLLIMISICLGKGAYGVIIGVAVTHWISLARVLRVEIKEIQNTEYVKLSYKYGRNKYFIARYHILPLVFSQIIVGTLLIFPHAIMHEASITFLGFGLSAHEPAIGIILSESMKYLVTGAWWLAFFPGLCLLIIVLLFDLIGEEISKLLDPTKANT; the protein is encoded by the coding sequence ATGATTAATTGGAATAAATATGATATTTTTAAATCATTTAATTTAAGACAAAAAACTATATTAATAATTGTATTAACAGCATTTTTACTATTAGTTATAGCTTTAAGTAGCTATATGATAAAATCTAATGATATAACAACTAACTTTTTAGTACGACAACAAGCACCATCATTAGAACATATTTTTGGAACTGACTGGTTAGGTAGAGATATGTTTAATAGAACAATGAAAGGTTTAGGATTAAGTTTATATATTGGAACCATATCTTCTATATTATCTAGTATTATTGCAATATTCATATCATTTATTTCAAGTATTAATAAATACTGTGATATTCTAGTTTCATGGATTATTGATTTATTTGCATCAATACCTCATTTATTATTGTTAATTATGATTTCAATATGTCTGGGTAAAGGTGCTTATGGTGTTATAATAGGTGTAGCAGTTACTCATTGGATTAGTTTAGCTAGAGTATTAAGAGTAGAAATAAAAGAAATACAAAATACTGAATATGTTAAATTATCATATAAGTATGGTAGAAATAAGTATTTTATAGCAAGATATCATATTTTACCTTTAGTATTTTCTCAGATTATTGTAGGAACATTATTAATATTTCCACATGCAATTATGCATGAGGCAAGTATAACATTTTTAGGTTTTGGTTTATCAGCACATGAACCAGCAATTGGAATTATACTTTCAGAATCAATGAAATACTTAGTAACTGGTGCATGGTGGTTAGCATTCTTCCCAGGGTTATGTTTACTTATAATAGTATTATTATTTGATTTGATAGGTGAAGAAATATCAAAATTATTAGATCCTACAAAGGCAAATACTTAA
- a CDS encoding ABC transporter permease gives MKNYKLIHFFTFKMLRLTILLIVIALISFLMIHFSPIDPVSSYLEGIAVSPEKMIILQRYWGVNLTLNERIINWITSLLQFDLGISLIYRRPVIDVIREKFTASLILMTVSWLISGIVGFILGIIAGAKRGSLTDKLIKTYCYILQSSPSFWIALILMIIFSVYLKLFPFGLAVPVGVIANEVTIWEWLYRLILPTITLSIIGIASIALYTRDRIINIENSDYFLFAKARGESRRYIILKHGIRNVLLPALTLQFLSFNELFGGTILIEQVFSYPGIGQATVAAGLKSDVSLLLGIVLISTIFVFVGNMLADISYKYVDVRMRDDNND, from the coding sequence ATTAAAAATTATAAATTAATTCATTTTTTTACTTTTAAAATGTTACGACTCACAATTCTTCTTATTGTAATTGCCCTTATTAGTTTTCTTATGATCCATTTTTCTCCAATTGATCCAGTATCATCTTATTTGGAGGGAATTGCAGTTTCTCCTGAAAAAATGATTATCTTACAAAGATATTGGGGAGTTAATTTGACATTAAATGAGAGAATTATTAATTGGATTACTAGTTTGCTTCAATTTGATTTAGGTATATCATTAATTTATAGACGTCCCGTAATTGATGTTATAAGAGAAAAATTCACAGCATCACTGATATTAATGACAGTTTCCTGGTTAATATCAGGTATTGTAGGTTTTATATTAGGAATTATTGCTGGTGCTAAAAGAGGCAGTTTAACTGATAAACTTATTAAAACATATTGTTATATTTTACAATCATCACCTAGTTTCTGGATAGCATTAATTTTAATGATTATCTTTTCAGTTTATCTTAAATTGTTTCCTTTTGGTTTAGCTGTACCTGTAGGTGTAATAGCTAATGAAGTAACAATATGGGAATGGTTATATAGACTTATATTACCTACTATAACTTTAAGTATAATTGGTATTGCATCTATTGCATTATATACTAGGGATAGAATAATTAATATAGAAAATAGTGATTATTTTCTTTTTGCAAAAGCCAGAGGAGAGAGTCGAAGATATATTATTCTGAAACATGGAATAAGAAATGTATTATTACCTGCATTAACTTTACAATTTCTCTCATTTAATGAATTATTTGGTGGAACAATTTTAATAGAACAAGTATTTTCATATCCAGGTATAGGACAGGCAACTGTTGCTGCAGGTCTTAAATCAGATGTGTCTTTATTATTAGGAATTGTTTTAATAAGTACAATATTTGTATTTGTAGGTAATATGCTTGCAGATATATCCTATAAATATGTGGATGTCCGTATGAGAGATGATAATAATGATTAA
- a CDS encoding ABC transporter substrate-binding protein codes for MENKYIITIIAVIIIISAIMVVITNNNSQNRPNDELVVCIAAHGGEPESGFNPMTGWGKRDDPLIQSTLFKYDSNATLINDLATSYNISDDLKTYTVNIREGIKFTDESPLTAEDVVFTYNKAKESGETTNLESLDNAQKVNDTTIQFTLNRPDSTFINKLAHVGIVPSDSYNNITYGENPIGSGPYKLKQWDKGQQVIFERNEDYYGKKPYYRKITNVYLDAETAFVAAKNGEIDVVEVPVTYLNSTIDGMHTQIMHSIDGRYLSLPVMNNTEEKTVDGKSYIGNDITSDSAIREALMIGINRTNISQGAYNGLADPLYDVVSSSLPWSLNSSLSDGDITQAKEILASNGWVDSDGDGIVEKDGKKASFNLNYGSNDQDDQIIALSVSQQAKDFGIEIIPQSKQWSEIRNIKSSEPFVFSGGDLDPYMLYQYYSSSLAGKGWNNVPGYNNPQVDKLMENAMNIELNSSYDSWKEVDKLAKKDNPYIPLATKPFLLFVSDRVDISPNTQKIYPHGGDFLGNIYDWKHNENNTTVSNETTSNNTTS; via the coding sequence ATGGAAAATAAATATATAATTACAATTATAGCTGTAATTATCATTATAAGTGCAATAATGGTAGTTATTACAAACAATAACTCTCAAAATCGTCCTAATGATGAATTGGTTGTATGTATAGCAGCACATGGTGGTGAACCTGAAAGTGGATTTAATCCAATGACAGGTTGGGGTAAACGTGATGATCCATTAATACAAAGTACATTATTTAAATATGATTCTAATGCTACTTTGATTAATGATTTAGCAACAAGTTATAATATATCTGATGATTTAAAAACATATACTGTTAATATTCGTGAAGGAATAAAATTTACAGATGAAAGTCCATTAACAGCTGAAGATGTAGTATTTACATATAATAAAGCAAAAGAATCTGGAGAAACAACAAACTTAGAAAGTTTAGATAATGCTCAAAAAGTTAATGATACAACAATACAATTTACATTAAATAGACCAGATTCAACATTTATTAATAAATTAGCACATGTGGGTATTGTACCCTCTGATTCATATAATAATATAACATATGGTGAAAATCCTATAGGTTCTGGACCCTATAAATTAAAACAATGGGATAAAGGTCAACAAGTAATATTTGAAAGAAATGAGGATTATTATGGAAAAAAACCATACTATCGAAAAATAACCAATGTATATTTAGATGCTGAAACAGCATTTGTTGCTGCAAAAAATGGTGAAATAGATGTTGTAGAAGTACCTGTTACCTATTTAAACAGTACAATAGATGGTATGCATACACAAATAATGCATTCTATAGATGGACGATATCTTTCATTACCAGTAATGAATAATACAGAAGAAAAAACTGTAGATGGTAAATCATATATAGGAAATGACATAACATCAGACTCTGCAATTAGAGAAGCATTAATGATTGGTATTAACCGTACAAATATATCACAAGGAGCATATAATGGCCTTGCAGATCCTTTATATGATGTGGTTTCATCATCATTACCATGGTCACTAAATAGTAGCTTATCTGATGGTGATATAACTCAAGCAAAAGAAATTTTAGCTAGTAATGGTTGGGTAGATAGTGATGGAGATGGAATTGTTGAAAAAGATGGTAAAAAAGCTTCTTTTAATTTAAATTATGGATCAAATGATCAAGATGATCAAATAATAGCACTTTCTGTATCACAACAAGCAAAAGATTTTGGTATAGAAATAATACCACAATCAAAACAATGGAGTGAAATAAGAAACATCAAATCCTCAGAACCTTTTGTATTTTCTGGTGGAGATTTAGATCCTTACATGTTATATCAATATTATAGTTCTAGTTTAGCTGGAAAAGGATGGAATAATGTACCTGGTTATAATAATCCACAAGTAGATAAATTAATGGAAAATGCCATGAATATTGAATTAAATAGTTCTTATGATAGTTGGAAGGAAGTAGATAAACTTGCTAAAAAGGACAATCCATACATACCTCTTGCAACAAAACCTTTCCTATTATTTGTCAGTGATAGAGTAGATATATCTCCAAATACTCAGAAGATTTATCCTCATGGTGGTGATTTCTTAGGTAATATTTATGATTGGAAACATAATGAAAATAATACAACTGTTTCAAATGAAACTACTTCTAATAATACAACAAGCTAA
- a CDS encoding ferritin, which translates to MLDKKMEKALNDQLNAEMASGYLYLSMATYFEDKDLPGFGNALRVHAQEELDHAMKFYDYILRKGGSVVLQAIDTPKREWKNTVEVYEEILEHEELVTSLIHDLVDLSIKIKDHATNQFLLWFVEEQVEEEELAHEDLRKVKMALESPQLLYLLDKEYGQLTNQTEEE; encoded by the coding sequence ATGTTAGATAAAAAAATGGAAAAAGCTCTAAATGATCAATTAAATGCTGAAATGGCTTCAGGATACTTATATTTATCCATGGCAACATATTTTGAAGATAAGGACTTACCAGGATTTGGTAATGCTCTACGTGTACATGCTCAAGAAGAACTTGATCATGCAATGAAATTCTATGATTATATCCTACGTAAAGGAGGAAGTGTAGTATTACAAGCAATAGATACTCCAAAAAGAGAATGGAAAAATACTGTTGAAGTATATGAAGAAATATTAGAACATGAAGAACTTGTAACATCACTTATACATGATCTTGTAGATTTAAGTATAAAAATCAAAGACCATGCAACAAATCAATTCTTATTATGGTTTGTAGAAGAACAAGTAGAGGAAGAAGAACTGGCACATGAAGACTTAAGAAAAGTTAAAATGGCACTTGAATCACCACAATTACTATACTTATTAGATAAAGAGTATGGACAATTAACTAACCAAACAGAAGAAGAATAA